CTTTAAGTAGCGTGTACATTTGACGACTAAACATCATTAAGTCAATCGCTTCTATTTTCTCCTCAAAAAGATTAATGATTGCGGGCTTTTGTTCAAGACTAATTTCAACAGGCGTAATCCCAAGACTAGATAATTGTTTGGCTACCGTCATAGTGTTTTCACTTTCTAATACCCCTTCAACTAATTCACCTTGGCTGTTACGCGCTTTATAAGAAGAAAACGGCATAAGCAATCCTTCAAATTTAAAAATCAGTTATAATCAATACCTTCGCCAAAAATCATGCCATTTCAACATGAATTTTACCGAGTTCTGCGGCTTGAAAAATTTTATCGTTAATTAAAATTTCATCCGACTCAATGCCGAGTGAATTAATAATCCGACGCGTGATTTTACCTGCCCTGTAGAAGGTTTTTAAATCCGACATACTTTCGGGATTTAATCCCTCTATTTTAGGTAATAATAGCTGTGAAAACGTCACCATAAATAGGGAAAAATTCGCCATATTATTTACGGGTGTTTTTTTTGACATTCATAAAGTCTTCAAGCCCCCAATATTGCTTGGCATCACGAAAATTAAATTCAATTTGAAAACGTAATGAGTAATAATTAATCAAATTCTTCGCTGCTAAACTTGTATCGTCACTAAACAAAATGACTTTGCTAACTCGACCTGTTTTAAGATGCGTTTTAACAATGAAAACAACATTCAATAAATCAGGAAAATTTTTATGCCAAGCTTGAACTTGGTACACACAAATTTGACTGTTTTTTTCCACCTCTGTTGAGACAGGCTCTTGCTCGATTAATTTTTCTAAGGTGATTCTTTCACCGTATTTTTTAGGTCTTCCGCGCCCAGAGTAATCACCTTTATATTGAAAATATAAGACGGAATCATGACGCAGTTTTGAAATCAAATGTAGCCCTGTTTGCTTGACCATTTGTACAGCGGCATTGTTTCCTAATGCGCCATCATAAACAAAATAAACAATCGCTAACTCGCATCCAATTAACTGTAATGCCTGATGAAGACAACCTTGTAACTGCATTAAAAAAGGGGATAATTTTACATTAATACGACTTTTATTTTTACTCCCTTGAGGTCTTCCCACTTTTCCTTTAGAGGGTGAAAGTTTGTTTTTAGCGGCTTTAGGGGCGGAGTTTTTCACGTCCTCTCGAAGCAATTGCTCAGTTATTAAAGGATAGGCTTTACGCGAATCAACATCTAACAAAGACAGGCTTATAAAGCATAAACTTCGTACGGTTTTACTCTGAATAGATGAAAAAAAATTTCCTAATCCATGCGTTTTTTTTCCTGACTTAGTCACAACAACTTCATCGGCAATGAGAATAAATACTTGTTCAAATTGAGACGCAAGATGCTGTTTAACCAATAACCAACATAACTGTGACCAATTATGACCTTCGTTAAAAAAGCGTTGAATGGTGCGATAACTCCCTCCCTTTTCAGTCCATCGAGAAATACCAAGCATCGTTACGCGCCCTGTCATCGTGAGCGTTGCTTCGACAATAACAATTAACTGTTTCATTGTTCGAGAGCATAAGGCTGGACTAAGAGCCTCAAGCGTTGTTATTATTTCATTCATAGTCAGGTTTTGTAAGTTTTGTTGATGTTTCAATCTACAATTTTACTTGATCTGGCTATTTTTTGTTTAAAAGCTAAGCATGTCCGTTTGGCGAAGGTATTGGCTGATGTTTCGGTAATATAGTCACGCGGATTTAATTTTCTTAATATTTGAATTTGACCAATAATAGCGTGAGATTGGTTTAGCACTTTTTCAAGAATCGCTTTAACAACGGGATATGCTTCAGGATGTACCGCTGAAGCATCAAGTGGATTATCACCATTAATAATCCTAAGAAACCCTGCCGCTTGCTGATAAGCCTTATCGCCTAAACGTGGCACTTTTTTAAGTTGTTTTCTATTTTTAAATGCGCCATTTTCATTTCGATAGCTGACAATATTATCTCACTAATAGTTGTTGATAATCCTGAGACTTGTTTTAGCAACGCGCGTGGAAGCGGTATTCACATCAACACCTACAGCATTTACACAATCTTCAACAACCGTATCAAGCATTCGCGCAAGCTGAACTTGATTGACATCATGTTGATATTGACCCACTCCAATCGCTTTCGCTTCAATTTTAACTAATTCTGCTAACGGGTCTTGTAATCGTCTAGCAATAGATACCGCACCGCGTATTGAAACATCTAAATCAGGAAATTCTTTAGCCGCAAGTTCTGAGGCAGAATAAACTGAAGCACCTGCTTCTGAAACCATAACTTTATTAAATCTTAATTCAGAATGACGTTTGGCTAGTTCTGCAACTAAAGGCAACACTTGCGCCTTCATCTAATAATTGTATAGCGGCTTCAATTTGTGCGTAATGTGTTGCTAATTCTTTGTGCTCAACAGTAAGGTAATATCCATGTTACAAACAATTCGATTAAAAAAGGTCTGCATTGTAGCAGTTTGTGAATAGTAAGGATTACAAAAGCCTTTTTTGCCTACAATGGTAACTTTATTTTTAGCGATATGCTAATACTCAAGTTTAAATTATTGAAACTTGAATATAACTATCCAAAACACAGAGGCAAAATCAATGCTGAAAAAAGCTCTACTAGTCGGTACACAATCAGGCTGTGGAAAAACTACAATAATGTTGGCTTTGCTGCAATATTTAAAATCAAAACAATTAAAAATTCAGGCTTTTAAAGCAGGACCTGATTATCTTGACCCTTTTTGGCATCAGGCAATTACAGGTAAACCTTCTTATAATTTAGATACAAAAATGATGGGAGTCAATATTTGTAAACGCCAGTTAAATAAACAGTCTGAAAAAGTACAAATAGCATTAATCGAAGGTGTGATGGGCTTATTTGATGGTCATACAGGCGTAGGTGAAGAAGGTTCTAGTGCAAATTTAGCAACCGTATTAAATATTGCCTGTCATTTTGGTTGTTGATGTGAAAGGCATGGCGGGATCATTAGTGCCATTAGTTTCTGGTTTTTGCGATTATGCTGGAAAACTTGAGTTTAAGATTTCAGGTATTATTGCCAACCGTGTTGGTAGTGCGCGTCATGCTCGAATTTTGAAAGATTTGCTAACAGATTATAATTTACCACCTCTTTTTTGGGTGGATGGAAAAGATGCCCCCAGTTTGCCTGAGAGACATTTAGGATTAAAAGACCTGAAGAAGCTGATGTTCCTGATTTTTTACCTTTTTTCATTTAGATGATAATATTTTATCCTATTCTTTTACAAGCTCAGTTAATGAAAAAATTGTTGATGTTAAACATAAGCTCCTACTAGTAGGCAAGACTATCGCTGTTGCTAAAGACCCTAGCTTGTTGTTTTATTTACCCCTCTAACATTAACTGGCTAAAGAAGAAGGTGCGGAAGTTCGATTTTTTTCACCCATAGGGGGTGAGCTACTGCCAAAAATACCGATGCAATTTGGTTACCAGGTGGTTATCCTGAGCTTTATGCTCAAGCTTTATCAAAATCCACCTAGCTTAGTTGCTATTCGTAATTTAATAAATTAGGCGTACCTGTATTAGCAGAATGTGGCGGTGCAACCTTGTTGGGTAAACAATTAGTTGACCTTTGACGGTATAAGCTGGTACTTATGGCAAATGTTTTTCC
This window of the Methylococcales bacterium genome carries:
- a CDS encoding type II secretion system F family protein codes for the protein MPFSSYKARNSQGELVEGVLESENTMTVAKQLSSLGITPVEISLEQKPAIINLFEEKIEAIDLMMFSRQMYTLLK
- a CDS encoding transposase, with the translated sequence MNEIITTLEALSPALCSRTMKQLIVIVEATLTMTGRVTMLGISRWTEKGGSYRTIQRFFNEGHNWSQLCWLLVKQHLASQFEQVFILIADEVVVTKSGKKTHGLGNFFSSIQSKTVRSLCFISLSLLDVDSRKAYPLITEQLLREDVKNSAPKAAKNKLSPSKGKVGRPQGSKNKSRINVKLSPFLMQLQGCLHQALQLIGCELAIVYFVYDGALGNNAAVQMVKQTGLHLISKLRHDSVLYFQYKGDYSGRGRPKKYGERITLEKLIEQEPVSTEVEKNSQICVYQVQAWHKNFPDLLNVVFIVKTHLKTGRVSKVILFSDDTSLAAKNLINYYSLRFQIEFNFRDAKQYWGLEDFMNVKKNTRK